In Jannaschia sp. W003, the genomic stretch GATATCGCAGCGGCACGCCCGAGGCGGTCACGTCCTCCTCGATGGAATGGTCGGCCCTGCGGCGCACGGCGAGGATCGAGACGGGGCCGAGCGTGGCGCGCCGCATCATGCCTTCGGCAGTCCACAGGCACTGGCGCTCCGCGCCGCCCACGCCAAGCTGGCCCGTGACATGCACGACGCCGCCGTCGCGTGGCGCGTCCGGGCGGGCGCTGGCGATGGGGCCGGACGCGAGCAGCGGTGCGAGCAGGCGTGCACAGCTCTCGTGATCGTCCGGCATGTTGGTGCCGCCGAGCGCGCGCGCCGCGCCTAGACGGATGACGCCTTCGACGAGCGAAGCGCTTTCGGGCACCAGTGCGGTGAGCGGCTCTACCCGGCGCTGGATCTCGCGCAGATCGCCGAGCCGCGTCAGGGTGCGCAGAAGGGCACGCGACGCGACGGTGTTGCCGGGGTCCTGAGCGATCACTTGCACGGCTATCTCGCGCGCGCGCTGGTTCTCTTCCGCGCTCAGTAGGAGCATGGCAATGTCAGCACGGTGCGCGGGGGTATCGGGGCAATTGCGCAGCGCTGCGTCGATGAGGTCCGAGACGGTCGCGTCGTCGAGCATATGGCGCGCCGAGGACACGGCCATCGCGTAGGCCGCGATGTCCGCGGGGTCGGCCTCGATCGCCTCGCGGGCCAGATCAAGCGCCTGGGCGTGCAGTCCCTGATCCTCCAGCGCCCGATGTTTGAGCGGCAGGATCCTTCTGGGGGCCACGCCAAGATCGACGGCCCTCCCCGAAATTCCGAGGCGTTCGGCCGGATCGATCCTGCAAATGCCGGCGAGGTCGATCAGCATGTCGACCACCGGCGGCGTCACGTCGTGTCCCGCCGATACGAAGCGCGACAACTCCTCGAGGGCATCGTCGGAGCGCCCGAGCCTGCGCAGAAGCGTGCAGCGGCGCACGGCGTAGACCCTCTCGGCGCGATGCGCCTGCGCGTGAGCGTCCAGATAGGCAACGGCCGCCTCGGGGCCGCGGGTCATCTCCTCGATGACGGAGCGATGCAGGTGAACGTCGGATTCGAGCAGCGCGCCGCCGAGTCGATCGAGCGCCCGCGCCGCCGCCTCGGGACGGCGCTCGCGGATCAGCAGCCGGATCATGCGGTTCGCGGACAGCCGGTGATCCGGGCGGCGCCCGAGCGCGGTGGACAGGGTCGCCAAGGCGTCTTCGAAGCGTCCGGCGGCGAGAAAGCGCGTCGCGGCCCTGCCCAGCGGCTCGACGGAAGCCGCCGGGTCCATGAGGTCCGCCGCGCGCATGAGCGCGCGCGCGGCGGAGGCGTCGTCGGTCTCGACATCCGACAGGGCGATCAAGATCCACGGTCTCGGATGCGCCCGCGACGCGGCGCGCAGCAGATCGAGGCGCCACGCGTCCGGATCGCCCAGGCGCCGGCTCTCGAGAGCAGCGCCGAACCATTCCGCGCCACAGCGCCGGCGCTCGTCCGGCGGAAGGCCGTCCAGTGCCTGCGCGAGATCCGCACGCCACTCGACGTCGCGCGCGCATGCCGCTAGCAAAGCGTAGGCATTCGCGCGGTCGGGGGGGCGGCGCGCGGACACGCGCGCGATGTCGGCGCCGGTCAGCGAAAGAACCTCATAGGCCACGTCAGTGATCGGTGCCATCGCGCGTCCCGGTCCGGACAGAAGATCACCCATGATCGATTTCTCCACGGTGGCGCGTCGTCGAAGGGGTACCTCCCTCGGGCGGGGCGGTCGGTGCCGAGGGTCGGGTCATGTTGTCGGGGCGTTCGCGCGCACAAGCACGTGCTTCCACGCGATAGAGGGACTGGAGCCATCTGTCGTTGTTCGCGTCGATCTGGCAAAGCCTGTCGAGGATGCAGATCTGCGCTTCGTCGGTATGGGCATAATGCTCGTTGCGCCTCAGGCGGGTGATCTGCCCGCGCAGGAAGACAGCATCATCGATCTGTGGCAGGCAGGCATGCAGCAGCTCGGCCACCTCGCCCATGCCGCCCGATACGGCGCGGGCTTCGGCCGCGAGGCTTGCGATCTTGGGCGCTTTAGGCCGCTGTGCATGCTCGGCCTCGATCCGCTCGAGGGCCAGAGGGTCGCGCTCTTGCAGCAGCGCAACGAATGGCGCGATGGTCGGGGGCGCAACCGGAGCGGGCAGCGAAGGGGCCGGGGTATCGGCTTGTAAGGGCCGCACGACATCCCAAGAGGCCTGCGCGGCGGGCACCGGGCTGGCGCGGGTGCGGCTAGCAGGTGCGGGAGATACGCCAGCGCCGGGGTGCTGCTCCGGCGCCTGATTGCGGGGGGCCTGACCCAGGGAAGGCGTCGGCGCGCGCTGGCCGGCCGGCGCGAGGGCGCGCATCATGGCCCCGACGGCAATCCCAAGTCTGTAGAGAAGGCCTATTTTCTCTGGGTCGCTCAAATGTGTCTTCTTTCGAATATCGGTGTCGAAATGCGCTCCTATCGCCATGATAGGCGCGGAAGCAAGCTCACGTGATTTCGTAGGGATCGCGCAGCCTGGCGCGCAGCGCCTCTGCTCGGCGGATTTCGGAGGGCGTGCCGGGCGTCGCGACCGTTAGAGCCCTGCGCGCCGCCGCATCGTATCCCCGCGACAGTTCCAGCTCCCCGAGCGCCAGATGGGCCCCGGCGAAATCGGGATTGGCGTTCACCGCATCCTTGAGAAGGGTGCGTGCACGGTGGATCTTGCCCTGTCCCAGATACCACAGCCCCACCTTCATGCGTGCGCGGGCCGAATAAACGGGAAAGCGCGTGATGAAGTGATGCAGCGCCGTGGTGATCGCCTTTTCTTCGTCCGACGCGAGCGCGGCCGAGATCCACTGCTCGAGAAGCGGACGGGTGGGCAGATCAAGAGTCTGGACTAGGGCACCGAGCAGCTCTGCCGCCTCCGCGGGGCGTGCGAGGTTCACGAGGGCCATGGAGCGAGCGCGCGTCAGCGATGCATTGGCCTGCCCGTCACTAGGCACGCTCGCGACGCGCAGCGCCTCTTCGTAGCGTCCGCGCCCGCAAAGCCACCGCGCGTGGGCCGCGACGATCTCGGGGGCGTGCGCGAAGCGGGCCGCGAGTTCGGCCAGCATTTCGCCCGAGCGGGGATGGTCGTGCGCCTCGAGCTCTCGTACGCGGCCTAGCGCCTCGGTCTCGTCGGGCGCTTGGGCGTCGTTGCCGTCGCCGTCGCCCTCAGGGCCATCGAGGAACGCGTCCATCATACGCTGGACGTTGAAGCGTACGATGCCTTGATTCACATGGTGCAAATCATCTTGCCAGGCGAGCTGGCGATCGGAATGGGTGACCGATTCGTAGGACGGGAAATAGGTGACGAAATCGTGTCGTACGACCGCCGTCTCGGCGGCCACGCGCAGCACCGATTTCGAATAGGCGTTGGCGGTGATGACGTCCTCATCGCGGTGTGTCTGGCTCAACGGGACTGGCGAGACGGTCAGCACCACGCGCATGTCGGGCCGCCCATGGCGGCGCAGGATGTCGAGTGCCCGCATCAGGTAATCGGTCGCCTCGGCGGCGTCGAGCACGGCCAGTTCGTAGCGCTTGGGGTCGCGTCGGATCAG encodes the following:
- a CDS encoding glycosyltransferase — protein: MGDLLSGPGRAMAPITDVAYEVLSLTGADIARVSARRPPDRANAYALLAACARDVEWRADLAQALDGLPPDERRRCGAEWFGAALESRRLGDPDAWRLDLLRAASRAHPRPWILIALSDVETDDASAARALMRAADLMDPAASVEPLGRAATRFLAAGRFEDALATLSTALGRRPDHRLSANRMIRLLIRERRPEAAARALDRLGGALLESDVHLHRSVIEEMTRGPEAAVAYLDAHAQAHRAERVYAVRRCTLLRRLGRSDDALEELSRFVSAGHDVTPPVVDMLIDLAGICRIDPAERLGISGRAVDLGVAPRRILPLKHRALEDQGLHAQALDLAREAIEADPADIAAYAMAVSSARHMLDDATVSDLIDAALRNCPDTPAHRADIAMLLLSAEENQRAREIAVQVIAQDPGNTVASRALLRTLTRLGDLREIQRRVEPLTALVPESASLVEGVIRLGAARALGGTNMPDDHESCARLLAPLLASGPIASARPDAPRDGGVVHVTGQLGVGGAERQCLWTAEGMMRRATLGPVSILAVRRRADHSIEEDVTASGVPLRYLEDAIAASDVRTALARMPDLEATARALAVLPPAQASTIVGLLVDFVETRPHTVHGWQDAGALAAVAGVLAGVPRIVIGGRRTMSKHNIPRLAEIRALYRLVLPRPDVTLLCNSHDGARSFERWLDLPRETAKVAFNGYDFDAMDRRAATRDPRDIRREHDLTGRPVVGLVARMHPMKRWHVWLDVLSRLPRDLDVVGLAVGDGVLRDEIESQARYMGLHERIRFVGRQMPPEPWFRALDLLVFVSGWGEGLPNTIIEAQALGVPVVTVDVGGAADTVVDGVTGRVVDVAGLSDDDVAAAVAQAAIPILEQPDLRSRMASQACDAARATFSIGAVISEIETHYERMAPLAAIDTTERAS
- a CDS encoding GSCFA domain-containing protein, with translation MPLLTIPAAEAIATRKANPVSEWPERGDGNRVEPFCAPTFDAPFRIRPGDSVFTIGSCFARNVEQEMARANIRLPTREVMARPEFVNLEAASLNNYGTPSIWNELAWSFGEEAFDPDAHLVEVMPNRWVDLHLNPAIRPETREVVLRRREAIFETYRASATCKMIVLTLGYVEVWKDTWTGSYLNAVPRPSLIRRDPKRYELAVLDAAEATDYLMRALDILRRHGRPDMRVVLTVSPVPLSQTHRDEDVITANAYSKSVLRVAAETAVVRHDFVTYFPSYESVTHSDRQLAWQDDLHHVNQGIVRFNVQRMMDAFLDGPEGDGDGNDAQAPDETEALGRVRELEAHDHPRSGEMLAELAARFAHAPEIVAAHARWLCGRGRYEEALRVASVPSDGQANASLTRARSMALVNLARPAEAAELLGALVQTLDLPTRPLLEQWISAALASDEEKAITTALHHFITRFPVYSARARMKVGLWYLGQGKIHRARTLLKDAVNANPDFAGAHLALGELELSRGYDAAARRALTVATPGTPSEIRRAEALRARLRDPYEIT